In Pseudomonas fluorescens NCIMB 11764, a single window of DNA contains:
- the gspE gene encoding type II secretion system ATPase GspE, with product MSGKIEQLPFGFARRFGVLLASEGPDSSLVLRADTPLTALSEARRMCGWNLPIQVLDAEVFAARLAAAYRDGQSAAEQVAQGLDDELDLLSLVDQVPQTADLLEQQGDAPIIRLINALLSEAVREQASDVHLETFEHTLSVRMRVDGQLREMLRPRRELATLLVSRIKVMARLDIAEKRIPQDGRMALRLAGHEVDVRVSTLPSAHGERVVLRLLDKQAGRLELQRLGMPPDTLAALRQLLGKPHGILLVTGPTGSGKTTSLYAALSSLNDQTRNILTVEDPIEYHLPGVGQMPVNPKVDMTFARGLRAILRQDPDVVMVGEIRDRETAEIAVQASLTGHLVLSTLHTNSAVGAVTRLVDMGVDAYLLASSLVGILAQRLLRTLCPHCKASFRADAAMCQRLGLDVAAPPQLFSAVGCEQCQHGYRGRIGIYELISVTPAVSTLIHQGASEQALIDETRKVSRSLFQDGRQRVLDGVTSLDELLRVTQED from the coding sequence ATGAGCGGAAAAATCGAACAGTTGCCCTTCGGTTTCGCCCGGCGTTTCGGTGTTTTGCTGGCGAGCGAGGGGCCCGATTCGAGCCTGGTGCTGCGAGCCGATACGCCGCTGACAGCCCTGTCGGAAGCACGCCGGATGTGCGGGTGGAATCTGCCGATCCAGGTGCTGGATGCCGAGGTCTTCGCAGCACGTCTGGCCGCTGCTTACCGTGACGGTCAAAGCGCGGCGGAGCAGGTGGCCCAGGGCCTGGATGACGAACTGGATCTGCTCAGCCTTGTCGATCAGGTCCCGCAGACCGCCGACTTGCTGGAACAGCAGGGCGACGCGCCGATCATCCGGCTGATCAACGCCCTGCTCAGCGAAGCCGTGCGCGAGCAGGCCTCGGACGTGCACCTTGAAACCTTCGAGCACACTCTGTCGGTGCGCATGCGGGTCGACGGGCAGTTGCGCGAAATGCTCAGGCCGCGGCGTGAATTGGCGACGTTGCTGGTGTCGCGGATCAAGGTCATGGCGCGTCTGGACATCGCTGAAAAACGTATCCCGCAGGACGGTCGAATGGCCCTGCGACTGGCCGGGCACGAAGTCGATGTGCGGGTCTCGACATTGCCGTCGGCGCACGGTGAGCGGGTGGTGCTGCGGTTGCTCGACAAACAGGCCGGGCGCCTGGAGTTGCAGCGACTCGGCATGCCTCCCGACACCCTCGCGGCGTTGCGCCAGTTGCTCGGAAAACCCCACGGCATTCTGCTGGTGACCGGGCCCACCGGCTCCGGCAAGACCACCAGTCTGTATGCCGCGCTGAGCAGCCTGAATGACCAGACGCGCAACATCCTGACGGTCGAAGACCCCATCGAATATCACCTGCCGGGTGTTGGGCAGATGCCGGTCAATCCGAAAGTGGACATGACCTTTGCCCGAGGCTTGCGGGCGATTCTGCGTCAGGATCCGGATGTGGTGATGGTCGGCGAAATCCGTGATCGCGAAACGGCGGAAATCGCCGTCCAGGCCTCGCTGACCGGGCACCTGGTGCTCTCGACGCTGCACACCAACAGCGCGGTGGGCGCGGTGACACGGCTGGTGGACATGGGGGTTGATGCCTACCTGCTCGCGTCGTCGCTGGTGGGCATCCTGGCTCAACGTTTACTGCGTACGTTGTGCCCGCATTGCAAGGCGTCGTTTCGCGCCGATGCGGCCATGTGTCAGCGTCTCGGGCTCGATGTGGCGGCGCCACCGCAGCTCTTCAGCGCCGTGGGGTGTGAGCAGTGCCAGCACGGTTATCGCGGGCGTATCGGGATCTACGAACTGATCAGCGTCACGCCGGCCGTGTCGACGCTGATTCATCAGGGCGCCAGTGAGCAGGCGTTGATCGATGAGACGCGCAAGGTCTCCCGCAGTTTGTTTCAGGACGGTCGGCAACGGGTGCTCGACGGCGTGACCAGCCTTGACGAGTTACTGCGCGTGACTCAGGAGGACTAG
- the gspF gene encoding type II secretion system inner membrane protein GspF produces MPTFEYRADDAQGRRCKGRLEADSPRHARQLMRERGLWPRELNEVNTGGATGAQPRSGRLGAAELALLTLQLSTLVQAGLPLEEALEAVTRQSARRKVAGLLSAVRSRVMEGHALSTALGLFPKAFPELFRATVAAGERSGHLGHVLEQLAAYTQARQASRQKIQMALVYPMILMLASVAIVGFLLGYVVPDVVKIFVDSGQPLPWLTQALIGLSDGLRNHFLALMGVLATLIGLWRWSLRQPPWRLRWHRLALKLPVAGEVLRAMEAARFASTLAILGKSAVPLVDALEIAAAVIGNLTIRARMVDVARSVREGGTLTRGLELSGDIPPMMLHMIASGERAGELDHMLVRAAEQQENSLAARIALVVSLFEPAMLVLMGGVVLLIVMAILLPILSLNQLVN; encoded by the coding sequence GTGCCGACGTTCGAATACCGCGCTGATGATGCCCAGGGCCGACGCTGCAAGGGCCGACTGGAAGCCGACAGCCCGCGTCATGCACGACAGCTGATGCGCGAGCGCGGTTTGTGGCCGCGTGAATTGAATGAGGTCAACACGGGCGGCGCTACCGGTGCGCAACCGCGCAGTGGGCGGCTGGGGGCGGCAGAACTGGCGCTGTTGACGCTGCAGTTGTCCACGCTCGTTCAGGCGGGTCTGCCCCTGGAAGAAGCACTGGAAGCAGTGACCAGACAGAGCGCCAGGCGCAAGGTCGCCGGCCTGTTGTCGGCGGTCCGCAGCCGGGTGATGGAAGGGCATGCCCTTTCAACCGCGCTGGGGCTGTTTCCCAAGGCGTTCCCCGAGTTGTTTCGCGCCACCGTCGCGGCCGGCGAGCGTTCCGGGCACTTGGGTCATGTGCTCGAACAGCTGGCGGCTTACACCCAGGCGCGCCAGGCATCGCGGCAGAAAATCCAGATGGCCTTGGTCTACCCGATGATCCTGATGCTGGCGAGCGTGGCGATCGTGGGTTTCCTGCTCGGTTATGTGGTGCCGGACGTGGTGAAAATCTTCGTCGACAGTGGCCAGCCGTTGCCTTGGCTGACGCAGGCGCTGATCGGGTTGAGCGACGGTCTGCGTAACCATTTCCTGGCATTGATGGGCGTGCTGGCGACGTTGATCGGCCTCTGGCGCTGGAGTTTGCGCCAGCCGCCCTGGCGCCTGCGCTGGCATCGCCTGGCCTTGAAGCTGCCGGTAGCCGGTGAGGTGCTGCGGGCGATGGAAGCCGCGCGGTTTGCCAGCACCCTGGCGATCCTCGGAAAAAGCGCCGTGCCGCTGGTGGACGCGCTGGAAATCGCTGCCGCTGTCATCGGCAATCTGACCATTCGTGCGCGCATGGTCGATGTTGCCCGCTCCGTACGTGAAGGCGGAACCCTGACCCGGGGCCTGGAACTCAGCGGCGATATCCCGCCGATGATGCTGCACATGATCGCCAGCGGCGAGCGCGCGGGCGAACTCGATCACATGCTGGTAAGGGCCGCCGAACAGCAGGAAAACAGCCTGGCGGCGCGCATCGCGCTGGTTGTGAGCCTCTTTGAACCGGCCATGCTGGTGCTGATGGGCGGCGTCGTGCTGCTGATCGTCATGGCCATTCTTCTACCGATACTCAGCCTCAACCAATTGGTGAATTGA
- the gspG gene encoding type II secretion system major pseudopilin GspG, whose amino-acid sequence MQPLRSNSRRGQRGFTLIEIMVVVVIIGVLGAIVVPQFMSRPDQAKVTAAKIDIQAIATALEMYRLDNFHYPSTQQGLEALSKRPSGLPAARNWNPQGYLKNLPVDPWGTPYQFLNPGVQSIDGSYDLYSLGSDGVVGGEGHATDIGNWGD is encoded by the coding sequence ATGCAACCTCTACGCAGCAACTCGCGCCGCGGGCAACGCGGTTTTACCCTGATCGAAATCATGGTGGTGGTCGTGATCATCGGCGTGCTGGGGGCCATCGTGGTGCCGCAGTTCATGAGCCGGCCCGACCAGGCCAAGGTCACCGCAGCAAAAATTGATATCCAGGCCATTGCCACCGCCCTGGAAATGTACCGCCTCGACAACTTCCACTACCCCTCGACGCAGCAAGGGCTGGAAGCCTTGAGCAAACGTCCTTCGGGCCTGCCGGCGGCGAGGAACTGGAACCCTCAGGGTTACCTGAAAAACCTGCCGGTCGACCCGTGGGGCACGCCTTATCAGTTTCTCAATCCTGGTGTGCAGTCGATCGACGGCAGCTACGACTTGTATTCCCTGGGCTCCGATGGCGTGGTGGGCGGCGAAGGGCATGCGACCGATATCGGCAATTGGGGCGACTGA
- the gspH gene encoding type II secretion system minor pseudopilin GspH: protein MRQRCRGFTLLELMIVIVVIGVLLCMVSLVGGPNPVRQARHEAHGMAGLIQQLRERAVLDGEEYGLRISDSGYRAMRLDARGWEPVAAFYKWPDTLRLHLEQDGHSLMLGADEGLPQLLMLSSDETSAFTLTFATRDSTLLSLSSDGLGEAVIDG, encoded by the coding sequence ATGCGCCAACGTTGCCGCGGGTTTACCTTGCTCGAGTTGATGATCGTGATCGTTGTGATCGGCGTGCTGCTGTGCATGGTGAGTCTGGTCGGCGGCCCGAATCCGGTGCGTCAGGCGCGGCACGAGGCGCACGGGATGGCAGGTCTGATTCAACAGCTGCGTGAGCGGGCGGTGCTGGATGGCGAGGAATACGGCCTGCGGATCAGTGACAGCGGTTACCGCGCGATGCGCCTCGATGCTCGAGGCTGGGAGCCGGTGGCTGCGTTTTACAAGTGGCCCGACACCTTGCGGCTACACCTTGAACAGGATGGGCATTCCCTTATGCTGGGTGCCGATGAAGGACTGCCGCAATTATTGATGCTCAGCAGCGATGAAACCAGCGCCTTTACGCTGACGTTCGCGACCCGGGACAGCACGCTCCTGAGCCTTTCGAGCGATGGACTGGGTGAGGCAGTGATTGATGGTTAA
- the gspI gene encoding type II secretion system minor pseudopilin GspI, with protein sequence MVKGLSRARTCGFTLLEIMVALAVFATLAAAVLSASQYVLKQTGAVEERLFATWLADNHLNELRLQPGLPLGQQQRVVHMDRRDWLLRQHISASTDPRLLKVDVDVSLSGREQTLHRASGWIPDRHE encoded by the coding sequence ATGGTTAAGGGCCTGTCTCGGGCACGCACGTGTGGATTCACACTGCTGGAAATCATGGTGGCCCTGGCGGTCTTCGCCACACTGGCGGCGGCCGTGCTGTCGGCGAGCCAGTACGTGTTGAAACAGACCGGGGCGGTCGAGGAACGCCTCTTCGCCACCTGGTTGGCCGATAACCATTTGAACGAACTGCGCCTGCAACCGGGGCTGCCCCTCGGTCAACAGCAGCGCGTGGTGCATATGGATCGCCGCGACTGGCTGCTGCGCCAGCACATCAGCGCATCGACTGACCCGCGTCTGCTCAAGGTCGACGTTGACGTCAGCCTTTCCGGTCGCGAACAAACACTGCACCGCGCCAGCGGCTGGATACCTGATCGTCATGAATAG
- a CDS encoding type II secretion system protein GspJ, translating to MNRQSGFTLLELVIAMAIFALLGLASWGLFDGVVRAQQGTTAHEREFRRLQRAVAVIERDVLQVTEQPVVLQPMGLQLQRSHWRNPLDQPRSERQTLTYRLENGVLWRESQGEGTPLMQRQRLLDDVRDVSWRLFDRQTGWRSEGPSGRDAKAPMAVELQVSAGRFEAIRRVLLLPGVLP from the coding sequence ATGAATAGGCAATCCGGTTTCACCTTGCTGGAGCTGGTGATCGCCATGGCGATATTCGCTTTGCTCGGCCTGGCCAGTTGGGGCTTGTTCGATGGCGTCGTGCGTGCACAGCAGGGCACGACAGCCCACGAGCGTGAGTTTCGACGCCTGCAACGGGCGGTGGCGGTGATTGAGCGGGACGTGTTGCAGGTTACCGAACAGCCAGTCGTGCTCCAGCCAATGGGGCTGCAGTTGCAGCGCAGCCACTGGCGCAATCCTCTGGACCAGCCCCGCAGCGAGCGCCAGACACTGACGTACCGACTCGAAAACGGTGTGCTGTGGCGTGAAAGCCAAGGCGAGGGCACGCCCCTCATGCAACGGCAACGACTGCTCGACGATGTGCGGGACGTGAGCTGGCGTTTGTTTGATCGTCAAACCGGATGGCGCAGCGAGGGGCCGTCGGGGCGAGACGCGAAGGCACCGATGGCAGTGGAACTGCAAGTGTCGGCAGGCCGTTTCGAGGCGATCCGTCGGGTGTTGCTGTTGCCGGGCGTCTTGCCATGA
- a CDS encoding type II secretion system protein GspK, whose translation MNGRQRGIALISVLLVVSLALLITSGMLRSHRLSLQGSGQAMHYVHLRQLAGAGETWALLQLQDAARASQKNVDLTQDWARTAPDFDIEGVQLRVDIEDLAGRFNLNSLLTQGQIDQVTLDRWGRLLELLDLAPLQLSQVGALQELSQLRLLPGVDGQLLRQLEPWVAVLPTEAALNINTAPALVLRMLDGVEATTADALVRQQSATAWASVQAFTQDPLLSGAGVSRHGLGTGSRWFRITVQVIQGQNRLRLATDVERDPDTHQFKILQRRLLPSSTHEMPR comes from the coding sequence ATGAACGGGCGTCAACGGGGCATCGCGCTGATCAGTGTGTTGCTGGTCGTGAGTCTGGCGTTGTTGATCACCAGCGGCATGCTGCGCAGTCATCGACTGTCGTTGCAAGGCAGCGGGCAAGCGATGCATTACGTTCACTTGCGGCAACTGGCGGGTGCCGGTGAAACCTGGGCGCTTTTACAGCTACAGGACGCCGCGCGTGCTTCGCAAAAAAACGTTGACCTGACTCAGGACTGGGCGCGGACGGCGCCCGACTTCGACATCGAGGGCGTGCAGTTGCGCGTCGATATCGAAGACCTCGCCGGGCGATTCAATCTCAATTCATTGTTGACCCAGGGTCAGATAGATCAGGTCACCCTTGATCGTTGGGGACGCTTGCTCGAGCTACTCGATCTTGCGCCGCTGCAATTGAGTCAGGTCGGCGCATTACAAGAACTGAGCCAGCTGCGCCTGCTTCCAGGTGTCGACGGCCAGCTGTTGCGTCAACTGGAGCCCTGGGTCGCGGTGCTTCCCACAGAGGCCGCGCTGAACATCAACACCGCGCCTGCGCTGGTATTGAGGATGCTCGATGGCGTGGAAGCGACGACAGCCGACGCGCTGGTCCGTCAGCAATCGGCCACTGCATGGGCGAGCGTTCAGGCCTTTACTCAAGACCCGCTGCTCTCCGGCGCAGGTGTGAGCAGACATGGGCTGGGCACCGGCAGCCGCTGGTTCCGGATCACAGTGCAGGTCATTCAGGGCCAAAACCGTTTGCGCCTGGCCACTGATGTCGAGCGAGACCCCGACACGCACCAATTCAAGATCCTGCAAAGACGTCTTCTTCCTTCGAGTACCCATGAGATGCCGCGATGA
- the gspL gene encoding type II secretion system protein GspL, translating to MNTWLYLTAEGLTEPSTDWPCCLWPSTGQRQFMPLNQAAQSLNGQTVDLLLPMEMCSWVRSDPWPSRRQPAAQAIAFAVEDQLSDALEKLHLGIGARDREGRYPVMVIGRERFAAVLALLAEAGVGVRSVFVDADVLPGAQAVVVRWFGRWLLGGAMPARVAVSDDGLTSLRPALPPDIRWVDERHDAVDVDQCLTLRHPQAINLLQGAFAPRGKRLPWHFGGLALLMLLLLTWGASATRIHFIEGETRRLYSQNEQRFKALYPDQSRIVDLATQLKVLQNQTAEPEKTRIAGLVGLIEQVIGASHVEVQRIEFRTGDGWKVRLTANSFAELEQLRERGRQQGVPVRLDSASRERNRVQATLVVEDNS from the coding sequence ATGAACACCTGGCTTTACCTGACCGCCGAGGGCCTGACCGAGCCGTCGACCGACTGGCCGTGCTGCCTGTGGCCTTCGACCGGCCAACGCCAGTTCATGCCATTGAATCAAGCCGCGCAGTCACTGAACGGGCAGACGGTCGATCTGTTGTTGCCCATGGAAATGTGCAGTTGGGTGCGCAGCGATCCGTGGCCTTCCAGGCGTCAGCCCGCTGCGCAAGCCATTGCGTTTGCCGTTGAAGATCAGCTGAGTGACGCGCTGGAGAAATTGCACCTGGGCATTGGCGCTCGCGACCGGGAAGGGCGCTATCCGGTGATGGTGATCGGTCGAGAGCGATTTGCCGCTGTGCTCGCGCTGCTGGCGGAGGCGGGGGTTGGCGTCCGTTCTGTCTTTGTCGATGCCGATGTGTTGCCCGGGGCTCAGGCGGTCGTCGTGCGCTGGTTCGGTCGATGGTTGCTTGGCGGCGCAATGCCGGCTCGCGTGGCGGTGTCGGATGACGGGTTGACCTCGCTGAGACCGGCATTGCCCCCGGATATCCGGTGGGTCGACGAGCGTCACGATGCGGTCGATGTCGACCAGTGCCTGACCCTTCGCCACCCCCAGGCCATCAACCTGCTGCAAGGAGCATTCGCCCCTCGCGGCAAACGTCTGCCCTGGCATTTCGGTGGATTGGCGTTACTGATGCTATTGCTGCTGACCTGGGGTGCCAGCGCCACGCGAATCCATTTTATCGAGGGTGAAACCCGGCGGCTCTACAGCCAGAACGAGCAGCGGTTCAAGGCCCTTTACCCTGACCAGAGCCGCATCGTAGACCTGGCGACGCAACTCAAGGTGCTGCAGAACCAGACCGCCGAACCGGAGAAGACACGTATCGCCGGTTTGGTGGGGCTGATCGAGCAGGTCATCGGCGCGAGTCATGTTGAAGTTCAGCGTATCGAATTTCGTACAGGCGACGGCTGGAAAGTCCGGCTGACTGCCAACAGTTTTGCCGAGCTTGAGCAACTGCGTGAGCGCGGACGGCAGCAAGGTGTGCCGGTCAGGCTCGACAGTGCGAGCAGAGAGCGCAATCGGGTACAGGCGACATTGGTTGTGGAGGACAACTCATGA
- the gspM gene encoding type II secretion system protein GspM, producing MKTVWQRLSNREQRLLLAVGVFLLVVAVFSLIWQPTRQRLEAVERGHQQQRALAAQLQRAQPRSTVAVVADQPLSLRISESATAAGLELHQMDADNNLLRLTLSGDAKTLLQWLDRAERDGAVVQSLVLERRDAVLEARVVLR from the coding sequence ATGAAAACCGTCTGGCAACGCCTGTCCAATCGTGAGCAGCGACTGCTGTTGGCCGTGGGCGTATTTTTGCTGGTTGTCGCGGTGTTCAGCCTGATCTGGCAGCCGACCCGTCAGCGTCTGGAAGCCGTCGAACGCGGTCATCAACAGCAACGGGCCTTGGCGGCGCAGTTGCAACGGGCGCAACCCCGAAGCACCGTTGCGGTCGTTGCTGACCAGCCCTTGTCGCTGCGTATCAGCGAAAGTGCCACAGCGGCGGGCCTCGAACTGCATCAGATGGATGCCGATAACAACTTGCTGCGTTTGACCCTCAGCGGTGATGCGAAGACGCTGCTGCAATGGCTGGATCGTGCTGAGCGGGATGGGGCTGTGGTGCAATCGCTGGTGCTGGAAAGGCGTGATGCGGTGCTTGAGGCGCGGGTGGTGCTCAGGTAG
- a CDS encoding MFS transporter: protein MDDAVAELKEIYIEKGTPMFMRTVLALFSGGFATFALLYCVQPMMPLLSHEYSINAAQSSLILSVATGMLAIGLLITGPISDRVGRKPVMVTALFAAALCTIASSMMPSWHGVLVMRALIGLSLSGLAAVAMTYLSEEIHPQHIGLAMGLYIGGNAIGGMSGRLITGVLIDFVSWHTAMLVIGGLALIAAAVFWKILPESRNFRARSLHPRSLLDGFTMHFRDAGLPLLFLEAFVLMGAFVTLFNYIGYRLLAEPYHMDQAFVGLLSVVYLSGIYSSAKIGALADKLGRRQVLWATIVLMLAGLALTMFTPLPMVIIGMLIFTFGFFGAHSVASSWIGRRATKAKGQASSLYLFSYYAGSSIAGTAGGVFWHLGGWNGIGLFIGALLVVALLIALKLAKLPPLPGAAQV from the coding sequence CTGGATGATGCCGTGGCTGAGCTCAAGGAAATCTACATCGAAAAAGGCACGCCGATGTTCATGCGCACGGTGCTGGCCCTGTTCTCCGGCGGCTTCGCGACTTTCGCGCTGCTGTACTGCGTGCAGCCGATGATGCCGCTGCTGTCCCACGAATATTCCATCAACGCGGCGCAGAGCAGTCTGATTCTTTCAGTGGCCACCGGCATGCTCGCCATCGGCTTGCTGATCACCGGCCCGATCTCCGACCGTGTCGGGCGCAAACCGGTGATGGTGACGGCGCTGTTCGCCGCGGCGCTGTGCACCATCGCCAGTTCGATGATGCCGAGCTGGCACGGCGTGCTGGTAATGCGCGCGCTGATCGGGTTGTCGTTGAGCGGCCTGGCGGCGGTCGCCATGACGTACCTGAGCGAGGAGATCCATCCGCAACACATCGGCCTGGCGATGGGCCTGTACATCGGCGGCAATGCCATCGGCGGGATGAGCGGACGCTTGATCACCGGGGTGTTGATCGACTTCGTCAGCTGGCACACGGCGATGCTGGTGATCGGCGGCCTGGCGCTGATCGCGGCGGCGGTGTTCTGGAAAATCCTTCCCGAATCACGCAACTTCCGCGCCCGCTCACTGCACCCGCGCAGCCTGCTCGACGGCTTCACCATGCACTTTCGCGACGCCGGCCTGCCGTTGTTGTTTCTCGAAGCCTTTGTGCTGATGGGCGCGTTTGTCACGCTGTTCAACTACATCGGTTATCGCCTGCTGGCCGAGCCGTACCACATGGACCAGGCCTTCGTCGGGCTGCTCTCGGTGGTGTACCTGTCGGGCATCTACAGCTCGGCGAAAATCGGTGCATTGGCCGACAAGCTGGGCCGACGCCAGGTGCTCTGGGCCACCATCGTGCTGATGCTCGCCGGCCTGGCCCTGACGATGTTCACGCCACTGCCCATGGTGATCATCGGCATGCTGATTTTCACCTTCGGCTTCTTCGGCGCTCACTCGGTGGCGAGCAGCTGGATTGGGCGCCGCGCCACCAAAGCCAAGGGGCAGGCTTCGTCGCTGTATCTGTTCAGCTACTACGCCGGGTCGAGCATCGCCGGCACAGCGGGCGGGGTGTTCTGGCACCTGGGCGGATGGAACGGGATCGGGTTGTTTATCGGGGCGTTGCTGGTGGTGGCGTTGTTGATCGCGTTGAAACTGGCAAAATTACCGCCGTTGCCGGGGGCTGCACAGGTTTAG
- a CDS encoding LysR family transcriptional regulator: MELRHLRYFIAVAEELHFGRAAQVLGISQPPLSQQIQALEQEVGARLFERTNRRVELSEAGRLFLEEARLVLAQVDKAADVARRAQLGELGELKIGFTSSAPFNSTIPQAIFSFRQRFPAVHLNLREMSSTQVAEALVDESIEVGIMRPLGLPDSLSVVELMREPLVAVLSSKHPLVQDSEAGLFLSALALEPFVFFPRSYGSGLYAQLLSLARDAGFSPHFAQEAGEAMTIIGLVAAGLGVSVLPASYQRMRIDGVVYRPLLDPEAVSAVWLVQRKDQKSPMAKAFVELLTRKVEPLQS, translated from the coding sequence ATGGAATTGCGTCACCTGCGCTACTTCATTGCCGTCGCCGAAGAACTGCACTTCGGCCGCGCCGCCCAGGTGCTGGGCATCTCGCAACCGCCGTTGAGTCAGCAGATTCAGGCGCTGGAGCAGGAGGTCGGCGCACGATTGTTCGAGCGTACCAATCGTCGGGTCGAGCTCAGTGAAGCCGGGCGATTGTTTCTGGAAGAGGCGCGGTTGGTGCTGGCGCAGGTCGACAAAGCCGCGGATGTGGCGCGACGGGCGCAGCTCGGTGAGTTGGGCGAACTCAAAATCGGTTTCACCTCGTCGGCACCGTTCAACTCGACCATCCCTCAGGCGATTTTTTCATTTCGCCAGCGTTTTCCGGCGGTGCACCTGAACCTGCGGGAAATGAGCAGCACCCAGGTGGCCGAAGCGCTGGTGGACGAGTCGATCGAAGTCGGGATCATGCGCCCGTTAGGTTTGCCGGATTCGCTCAGCGTGGTGGAGTTGATGCGCGAGCCGCTGGTCGCCGTGCTCAGTTCCAAGCATCCGCTGGTGCAGGACAGTGAAGCGGGATTGTTCCTGTCGGCGTTGGCGCTCGAACCGTTCGTATTTTTCCCGCGCAGTTATGGCAGTGGTCTGTATGCGCAGTTGCTCAGCCTGGCGCGGGACGCCGGTTTCAGCCCGCACTTTGCCCAAGAGGCGGGTGAGGCCATGACGATCATCGGTCTGGTGGCGGCGGGGTTGGGGGTGTCGGTGTTGCCGGCGTCTTATCAGCGGATGCGGATTGATGGCGTGGTCTATCGGCCGTTGCTCGACCCGGAAGCGGTTTCGGCCGTGTGGCTGGTGCAGCGCAAGGATCAGAAGTCGCCGATGGCCAAGGCGTTTGTGGAGTTGTTGACGCGTAAGGTAGAACCCCTCCAATCGTGA
- a CDS encoding DUF6124 family protein has protein sequence MSKPTPNPPDSDPVTPSVSTDSETRQPSKIFLIAPDIDNQTLLEYACESLASANVMASDFARYLEGSQSNTLLGIQQSIMLGELAVNRVLDNLDPP, from the coding sequence ATGTCCAAGCCAACTCCGAATCCGCCGGATTCCGATCCGGTCACTCCATCCGTATCAACAGATTCCGAAACACGCCAACCAAGCAAAATCTTCCTCATCGCCCCCGACATCGACAACCAGACCCTACTCGAATACGCCTGTGAATCCCTGGCATCTGCCAACGTCATGGCGAGTGATTTCGCGAGGTATCTGGAGGGATCGCAAAGCAACACACTGCTGGGCATTCAACAGTCGATCATGCTCGGGGAACTGGCGGTGAACCGGGTGCTGGATAACCTTGACCCACCCTAG